One Vigna unguiculata cultivar IT97K-499-35 chromosome 7, ASM411807v1, whole genome shotgun sequence genomic region harbors:
- the LOC114189820 gene encoding protein NRT1/ PTR FAMILY 4.5-like, with protein sequence MGDKEVKEEQKGGFRASMFIFVLSALDNMGFVANMASLVLYFYGVMHFDLSNSANTLTTFLGSTFLLSLVGGFISDTYLNRLTTCLFFGSLEVLALVMLTVQAALDHLHPDSCGKSSCVKGGIAVMFYTSLYLLALGMGGVRGSLTAFGADQFDEKNPREAKALASFFNWLLLSSTLGSIIGVTGVVWVSTQKAWHWGFTIVTVASAIAFLTLALGKPFYRVKTPGQSPILKITQVIFVAFKNRKLPLPESHEELYEVYESAKLERIAHTNQMRFLDRASILQQNIEPEAWKVCSVTQVEEVKILTRMLPILASTIIMNTCLAQLQTFSVQQGNMMNLKLGSFTVPAPSIPVIPLLFMSLLIPIYEFMFVPFARKITHHPSGVTPLQRVGVGLVLSFISMAVAGIVEVKRRDQGLKDPSRPISLFWLSFQYAIFGIADMFTLVGLLEFFYREAPETMKSLSTSFTYLSMSLGYFLSTVFVDVINAVTKRVTPSKQGWLHGLDLNQNNLNLFYWFLAILSCVNFFNYLYWASWYKYKADEDSNSMVNLKTLKSVDEEEKKNGKVKAKESSQTSEANTEGPSSSDETDDGRNSREWKHR encoded by the exons ATG GGAGACAAAGAGGTGAAGGAAGAACAAAAGGGTGGATTCAGGGCTTCCATGTTTATCTTCG TGTTGTCAGCACTGGACAACATGGGTTTTGTAGCAAACATGGCGAGCTTGGTTCTATACTTTTATGGGGTGATGCACTTTGATCTGTCCAACTCTGCCAACACCCTGACAACCTTTTTGGGCTCAACTTTCTTGCTCTCCCTAGTTGGTGGTTTTATCTCGGACACATACCTCAACAGACTCACCACATGTTTGTTTTTCGGATCACTCGAAGTTTTG GCTTTGGTAATGCTCACAGTTCAAGCTGCTCTGGACCATTTACACCCGGATTCTTGTGGCAAGTCGAGCTGTGTCAAAGGGGGCATAGCTGTCATGTTTTACACGTCATTGTATTTATTGGCTTTGGGCATGGGAGGAGTGAGAGGTTCCTTGACTGCATTCGGTGCTGACCAATTTGATGAAAAGAATCCAAGAGAAGCAAAGGCTCTTGCAAGCTTCTTCAATTGGCTTTTGCTGAGTTCAACCTTGGGATCAATTATAGGGGTCACTGGGGTTGTTTGGGTTAGCACCCAAAAGGCTTGGCACTGGGGCTTTACCATAGTAACAGTAGCTTCCGCCATTGCCTTTCTCACTCTTGCTCTTGGCAAGCCATTCTACCGCGTCAAAACCCCTGGTCAAAGCCCCATTTTGAAGATTACTCAG GTTATTTTCGTGGCTTTCAAAAATCGGAAGCTACCACTGCCAGAGTCACATGAAGAACTTTATGAGGTCTATGAAAGTGCTAAGTTAGAGAGGATTGCACATACCAACCAAATGAG GTTTCTAGATAGGGCCAGCATTCTTCAACAGAACATTGAGCCAGAAGCATGGAAGGTGTGCTCAGTGACGCAAGTAGAAGAAGTAAAGATCCTAACCAGAATGTTACCGATATTAGCCAGCACCATTATAATGAACACTTGTTTAGCACAACTTCAAACATTCTCAGTTCAGCAGGGGAATATGATGAACCTGAAACTTGGTTCTTTTACTGTGCCAGCTCCATCAATTCCAGTGATCCCCCTGCTTTTCATGTCCCTCCTAATTCCCATCTATGAATTCATGTTTGTGCCATTCGCACGAAAGATCACTCACCACCCTTCTGGGGTTACTCCACTTCAAAGAGTTGGTGTTGGGTTAGTACTTTCTTTCATTTCAATGGCAGTAGCTGGCATAGTAGAAGTGAAAAGAAGGGATCAAGGACTAAAGGATCCTTCAAGGCCAATAAGTCTGTTTTGGCTATCTTTCCAATATGCTATATTTGGAATTGCGGACATGTTCACTCTTGTAGGACTCCTAGAATTCTTCTACAGGGAAGCACCTGAAACAATGAAGTCACTGTCAACTTCTTTCACATATTTGTCCATGTCTCTTGGTTACTTCTTAAGCACAGTCTTTGTGGATGTCATTAATGCTGTCACCAAAAGGGTCACTCCAAGCAAGCAGGGATGGTTGCATGGCTTAGACTTGAATCAAAACAACCTTAACTTGTTCTATTGGTTTTTAGCAATCCTAAGCTGTGTAAACTTTTTTAACTACCTTTACTGGGCCTCTTGGTACAAGTACAAAGCTGATGAAGACAGCAATTCAATGGTGAATTTGAAAACTCTCAAAAGTGTTgatgaggaagaaaagaagaatggAAAAGTTAAGGCTAAAGAAAGCAGCCAAACAAGTGAAGCCAACACTGAGGGACCCTCCTCCTCTGATGAAACAGATGATGGAAGAAACTCTAGAGAATGGAAGCACAGATAA
- the LOC114189861 gene encoding pectin acetylesterase 12-like — protein sequence MGNLFWAAIVAALVFGFWVDASSAYQYHHFNETEFSLLEAQEQAYSSLLGRSPLMVGLTLIPSAAAKGAVCLDGTLPGYHLHRGYGSGANSWIVNLEGGGWCNDVRSCVYRKKTRRGSSRFMEKQIPFTGILSNSAEDNPDFFNWNRVKIRYCDGASFAGDSENKAAQLQFRGQRIWSAAIEDLMSKGMRFAKQALLSGCSAGGLATIIHCDEFRGFFPHTTKVKCLSDAGLFLDAIDVSRGHTIRNFFSGVVGLQGVQKNLPPSCTNHLDPTSCFFPQNLIASIRTPLFILNTAYDSWQIQSSIAPSSADPRGYWHDCRLNHAKCTASQIQYLQGFRNQMLNGIKSFSRSYQNGLFINSCFAHCQSERQDTWFADNSPVIGNKAIALAVGDWYFDRAVVKDIDCPYPCDNTCHHLVFR from the exons ATGGGAAACCTCTTCTGGGCTGCCATTGTTGCAGCACTTGTTTTTGGTTTCTGGGTTGATGCCTCTTCAGCCTATCAATATCACCACTTCAATGAAACCGAGTTCTCTTTGTTGGAGGCTCAAGAACAAGCCTATTCCTCCCTCCTTGGGAGGTCTCCTCTTATGGTAGGACTCACACTCATTCCAAGTGCTGCTGCCAAAGGTGCAG TTTGCTTGGATGGAACATTGCCTGGTTATCATTTACATCGAGGATATGGATCAGGAGCTAACAGCTGGATTGTTAATTTAGAG GGAGGTGGGTGGTGTAATGACGTTAGATCATGTGTTTATCGCAAGAAAACACGGCGTGGGTCATCAAGATTCATGGAGAAACAGATACCATTTACAGGAATATTAAGCAATAGTGCTGAAGATAATCCAG ATTTTTTCAACTGGAACAGAGTGAAAATTCGTTATTGTGATGGTGCATCGTTTGCCGGGGATAGTGAAAATAAG GCTGCTCAACTGCAATTTAGAGGACAACGTATATGGTCGGCTGCAATTGAAGATTTGATGTCAAAGGGAATGAGATTTGCCAAGCAG GCTCTGCTTTCTGGATGCTCCGCTGGTGGTCTGGCTACTATTATACACTGTGATGAATTTCGAGGGTTTTTCCCACACACTACCAAAGTGAAGTGTCTCAGTGATGCAGGGTTATTTCTTGATGC GATTGACGTGTCTAGGGGACATACCATCAGGAATTTTTTCAGTGGTGTCGTAGGGCTGCAG GGAGTGCAGAAGAATCTGCCGCCCAGTTGCACTAATCACCTCGATCCCACTTCG TGCTTCTTCCCTCAGAACTTGATTGCCAGTATTAGAACCCCGCTATTCATTCTTAACACTGCTTATGACTCATGGCAG ATCCAATCAAGCATAGCCCCTTCATCAGCTGATCCCCGTGGCTATTGGCATGATTGTAGATTAAACCATGCTAAATGTACTGCTTCACAAATCCAATATTTGCAAG GATTCAGGAATCAAATGCTGAATGGTATTAAAAGCTTCTCAAGATCATATCAGAATGGATTATTCATAAATTCATGTTTTGCTCACTGCCAATCTGAGAGGCAGGATACATGGTTTGCAGACAATTCTCCTGTCATTGGGAACAAG GCAATTGCTCTGGCTGTTGGAGACTGGTATTTCGACCGAGCAGTTGTTAAGGACATTGATTGTCCTTACCCTTGTGATAATACGTGCCACCATCTTGTCTTCAGATGA
- the LOC114189637 gene encoding transcription factor MYB61-like, whose translation MGRHSCCYKQKLRKGLWSPEEDEKLLDYITKHGHGCWSSVPKLAGLQRCGKSCRLRWINYLRPDLKRGAFSQEEENMIIELHAVLGNRWSQIAAQLPGRTDNEIKNLWNSCLKKKLRQRSIDPNTHKPLSEVENDKDMPPSTDKTNHKASLVDQPPKPLPSSERYPLEVSTSSTQELFLDRFAATSHDNSSCRPSDVVVGPYFSFHHFNYGNPNPSLSFIPPPTSSDLNNPTIPSSMLHSIFPTQVKLQSNHNPSISPDAVQNWESDNTNKSNAGMQFQSSTNFLDNTWGVAESTKVNVNKDAQVPLQTEQEDLKWSEYLNTPFILGNTPENQIQTSQSIYSEVKPETGFITDESCTGWHHPPPAFQLSDIYSKNLQRFSVTFGQTL comes from the exons ATGGGAAGACACTCCTGTTGCTACAAACAGAAGTTACGGAAAGGCCTTTGGTCTCCAGAGGAAGATGAGAAGCTTCTGGATTACATCACCAAACATGGTCATGGATGTTGGAGCTCAGTCCCCAAACTTGCTg GTCTGCAGAGGTGTGGGAAGAGTTGTAGGTTGAGGTGGATAAATTACCTGAGGCCTGATTTGAAGAGAGGAGCATTCTCACAGGAGGAGGAGAACATGATTATTGAACTCCATGCAGTTCTTGGAAACAG GTGGTCTCAGATTGCAGCACAGTTACCGGGAAGAACTGACAATGAGATTAAAAACCTATGGAACTCGTGCCTCAAGAAGAAGCTGAGGCAAAGAAGCATTGACCCAAACACCCACAAACCACTCTCTGAGGTTGAGAACGACAAGGACATGCCACCCTCAACCGACAAAACCAATCACAAAGCCTCATTGGTTGATCAGCCACCAAAACCCTTGCCTTCTTCAGAGAGATACCCTCTTGAGGTTTCCACCAGTTCAACCCAGGAACTATTCCTAGATAGGTTTGCCGCTACCTCCCATGACAACAGTAGTTGCAGACCCTCTGATGTGGTAGTAGGACCATACTTCTCCTTCCACCACTTCAACTATGGAAACCCCAACCCATCTCTTTCTTTCATTCCACCCCCCACTTCTTCAGACCTTAACAATCCCACCATACCCTCCTCTATGCTGCATTCCATTTTCCCAACACAGGTGAAGCTCCAATCTAACCACAACCCTTCCATATCCCCCGATGCGGTTCAAAACTGGGAATCCGACAACACAAACAAAAGCAATGCCGGTATGCAGTTTCAAAGCAGCACAAACTTCCTTGACAACACTTGGGGGGTGGCAGAGTCTACGAAGGTTAACGTTAACAAAGATGCTCAAGTGCCCCTTCAGACAGAACAAGAGGATCTAAAATGGTCTGAGTATCTTAACACCCCATTTATTCTGGGAAACACACCGGAGAATCAAATCCAAACCTCTCAATCTATCTACAGTGAGGTCAAACCAGAAACAGGATTCATAACAGACGAGTCGTGTACCGGTTGGCACCATCCGCCACCAGCTTTTCAACTTTCCGATATATATAGCAAGAATCTGCAGAGATTTTCAGTGACTTTTGGACAAACCCTCTAA